A genomic segment from Treponema sp. Marseille-Q3903 encodes:
- a CDS encoding long-chain fatty acid--CoA ligase — MIFDDSYTVPKMIKDSAEKYAEIPAQMKRTPEGEFEPVLYREMFQLALDFGAALLSLGIAREEKIGLISDNRAEWFQADLGIMAIGAIDVPRGCDATLNDLEKILSITEARYVIAENEAQVSKLLGIRDTIPTLETIICFENNVKSKVVEEASKAKVKILFFEELMKEGQKWRIEHNGAVEAELEKGKGDDVATIIFTSGTTGTPKGVMLTHKNFLAQLDEIPERIFLNPGDRALCVLPVWHVFEREVEYVITIQGATLCYSKPVGSILLADFKKINPSILPAVPRIFEAVYDGVTKKMRKTGGIVLKMFNFFVGVAKVQKRMSRLMFNQNACTTSYKPVLWWFLFLIPWTLLWPLYWLGDLIVFRKIKAMLGTNFRAGVVGGGAYPKFIDEFFWAIGVEIVEGYGLTETAPIVAVRPIAAPIFRTIGSAIRGVEARVVDPVDGFVLSRGQQGVLQVRGPTVMKGYYKRPDLTAKVINEEGWLDTGDLAVMTIHNEIQIKGRIKDTIVLRGGENLEPLPIETKLSESRYIKQAVVVGQDMRYLAALILVDEDEVKNYAAFNGVQYDTFENLLNSEVIQKLYETEIADLISSKNGFKMFERISKFTLITKPFEVGVELSAKQEIMRFRINELYKKQIDAMFDEE, encoded by the coding sequence ATGATTTTTGATGATAGCTACACGGTTCCTAAAATGATTAAAGACTCTGCTGAAAAGTATGCAGAGATTCCCGCTCAGATGAAAAGAACACCGGAAGGTGAATTTGAACCTGTTTTATACAGAGAGATGTTTCAACTTGCACTTGATTTTGGAGCAGCTCTTTTGAGCCTTGGTATTGCTCGTGAAGAAAAAATAGGGCTTATCTCCGATAACCGCGCTGAATGGTTTCAGGCAGATCTCGGCATTATGGCGATTGGTGCAATTGATGTACCTCGCGGTTGTGATGCAACTTTGAATGACCTTGAAAAAATTCTCTCTATAACAGAGGCAAGATACGTAATTGCTGAAAATGAAGCTCAAGTTTCAAAACTTTTGGGGATAAGAGATACAATTCCAACGCTTGAAACTATCATATGTTTTGAAAACAATGTGAAATCTAAAGTTGTTGAAGAAGCGTCAAAAGCAAAGGTAAAAATCCTCTTTTTTGAAGAGCTGATGAAAGAAGGTCAAAAATGGCGCATTGAACACAACGGGGCAGTTGAAGCAGAGCTTGAGAAAGGAAAAGGAGACGATGTTGCAACAATAATCTTTACATCAGGAACAACAGGAACTCCAAAAGGTGTAATGCTGACTCACAAAAATTTCCTTGCTCAGCTAGACGAAATTCCTGAGCGTATTTTCTTAAATCCCGGAGACAGAGCTCTGTGCGTTCTTCCTGTTTGGCATGTTTTTGAACGCGAAGTAGAATATGTAATCACAATTCAGGGAGCTACGCTTTGTTATTCAAAACCTGTAGGCTCTATTCTTCTTGCCGATTTTAAAAAGATCAATCCTTCAATTTTGCCGGCTGTTCCTCGCATTTTTGAAGCTGTTTACGACGGCGTTACAAAAAAGATGCGCAAAACAGGCGGTATTGTCCTTAAAATGTTCAACTTTTTTGTTGGAGTTGCAAAAGTTCAGAAGCGCATGAGCCGACTGATGTTCAACCAAAACGCTTGCACAACGAGCTATAAACCTGTTTTGTGGTGGTTCTTGTTCCTCATTCCATGGACATTGTTGTGGCCGCTTTACTGGCTTGGAGATTTAATTGTTTTTAGAAAAATCAAGGCTATGCTTGGAACGAATTTCCGTGCAGGAGTTGTAGGCGGAGGTGCTTATCCTAAATTCATAGATGAGTTTTTCTGGGCAATTGGTGTTGAAATTGTTGAAGGATATGGACTTACAGAAACGGCTCCAATCGTTGCGGTTCGACCTATAGCGGCACCGATTTTCAGAACAATCGGTTCTGCAATCCGTGGCGTAGAGGCGAGGGTTGTTGATCCTGTAGACGGATTTGTTCTCTCGCGTGGACAACAGGGAGTTCTTCAAGTTAGAGGTCCTACTGTCATGAAAGGGTATTACAAACGCCCTGATTTGACTGCAAAGGTTATAAACGAAGAAGGCTGGCTCGATACCGGAGACCTTGCTGTGATGACAATTCACAATGAAATCCAGATAAAAGGTCGAATTAAAGATACGATTGTTCTTCGCGGTGGGGAAAACCTTGAGCCTCTTCCAATTGAGACAAAATTATCTGAATCACGCTATATAAAGCAGGCTGTTGTCGTTGGACAGGATATGCGTTATCTTGCAGCGCTTATTTTAGTAGATGAAGATGAAGTCAAAAACTACGCAGCTTTCAACGGCGTTCAATATGATACATTTGAAAATCTGTTGAACTCGGAAGTCATTCAAAAACTGTATGAAACTGAAATTGCAGATCTTATCAGTTCAAAAAACGGATTTAAGATGTTTGAACGCATTTCAAAGTTCACGCTGATTACAAAACCTTTTGAAGTCGGTGTAGAGCTTTCGGCTAAGCAGGAAATCATGCGTTTTAGAATCAACGAGCTTTATAAAAAGCAGATTGATGCGATGTTTGACGAAGAGTAA
- a CDS encoding DUF2156 domain-containing protein, with translation MNWQPANFDNVEQLQKCAINNNVLANNYSAVNSILYGKKFNSSISINGGWIFEKYYKGKCPVYCFPHNIEGDNSELNSALNLIVEDSKEYGCELKFRNVTEQQKDKLLQFLKNVEVIELPELSDYIYLSENLAKLPGKTYSKKRNHVNQFKKKHPNFRFEKLSPENLDAAREVENTWLSESIENEDKNDSLADLQNEKLMIFEVFDNFEFFSKTCGMSGGIVYEEEKPFAFCLASELSTDVTDIHFEKCISPFAHDGGYAIINMEFAKTVKTKYINREEDLGIEGLRKAKLSYYPEMLIDKFLCKII, from the coding sequence TTGAACTGGCAACCTGCAAATTTTGATAATGTTGAACAACTGCAAAAATGTGCAATCAACAACAACGTTCTTGCAAACAATTACAGTGCAGTTAATTCTATTCTATATGGGAAAAAATTTAATTCCAGCATCTCGATAAATGGCGGCTGGATTTTTGAAAAATATTACAAAGGAAAATGTCCTGTCTATTGTTTTCCACACAACATCGAAGGCGATAATTCAGAGCTGAACAGCGCGCTCAACCTCATTGTTGAAGACTCAAAGGAATATGGGTGCGAGCTGAAATTCAGGAATGTCACAGAGCAGCAAAAAGACAAACTCTTACAATTTTTAAAAAATGTAGAAGTTATAGAGCTGCCGGAACTAAGCGATTATATTTATCTTTCAGAAAATCTTGCAAAGCTTCCGGGCAAAACTTACAGCAAAAAACGAAATCACGTAAATCAATTTAAAAAGAAGCACCCAAATTTCCGCTTTGAAAAACTTTCTCCGGAAAATCTTGATGCAGCCCGCGAGGTCGAAAACACATGGCTTTCCGAGAGTATTGAAAATGAAGATAAAAACGATTCTCTTGCAGATTTGCAAAATGAAAAACTTATGATTTTTGAAGTTTTTGACAATTTTGAGTTTTTTTCAAAAACATGCGGAATGTCCGGCGGAATTGTTTATGAAGAAGAAAAACCGTTTGCGTTTTGTCTTGCAAGCGAATTGAGCACAGATGTTACAGATATCCACTTTGAAAAATGCATCTCTCCCTTTGCCCACGACGGCGGCTATGCAATCATAAACATGGAATTTGCAAAAACAGTGAAGACAAAATACATAAACCGCGAAGAAGATTTAGGAATTGAAGGATTGAGAAAAGCAAAACTCTCATATTACCCGGAAATGCTTATCGATAAGTTTTTATGCAAAATCATCTGA
- a CDS encoding branched-chain amino acid ABC transporter permease, with protein MKKKVFRNMMIPGIIAVLFVLLPAILIQFGAINPYTAQILTLSGINAIMALSVNIICGITGQLSLGQAGFMALGAYSTIILTLNAKIPLPVAIILAGLFTAFLGFLIGFPTLKLEGDYLAIVTLGFGEIIRVVLVNLKKWTGGPNGKQFPTILTLNATAAYLAIIGTLVLIIILLMNFIRSTYGRAILAVREDEIAANSSGISVFKYKMIGFVIASFVAGIGGALYVSFIGFVKPEQASFTKSIDYLIFVVLGGMGSTTGSILAAFVLTYLQEFLRFLQNYRLLIYPIILIIVMLFRPKGLMGINEISFVGLWEKFSNMVKNIKNKSTSEVENE; from the coding sequence ATGAAAAAAAAAGTATTTAGAAACATGATGATTCCCGGCATAATTGCGGTTTTGTTTGTATTACTTCCGGCAATTTTAATTCAGTTTGGAGCAATCAATCCATATACTGCACAGATTCTGACTTTGTCTGGAATCAATGCAATCATGGCGCTCAGTGTAAACATCATCTGTGGTATTACGGGGCAGCTTTCGCTCGGTCAGGCAGGTTTTATGGCACTTGGTGCATATTCTACAATCATTTTGACACTGAACGCTAAAATTCCGCTGCCGGTTGCGATTATCCTTGCCGGACTTTTCACTGCATTTTTAGGTTTTTTGATAGGGTTTCCAACATTGAAGCTTGAAGGCGACTATCTTGCAATCGTGACTTTGGGATTCGGTGAAATTATCAGAGTCGTGCTTGTAAACTTAAAAAAATGGACAGGCGGCCCGAATGGAAAACAGTTTCCAACGATTTTGACTCTCAACGCAACTGCTGCTTATCTTGCGATTATAGGAACGCTTGTGCTAATCATAATCTTGCTGATGAATTTTATCCGTTCAACTTACGGTCGTGCGATTCTTGCAGTCCGCGAAGATGAAATTGCAGCAAACTCTTCAGGCATCAGCGTATTTAAATATAAAATGATAGGTTTTGTAATCGCTTCGTTTGTTGCAGGAATTGGAGGCGCACTTTACGTTTCATTTATAGGATTTGTAAAGCCGGAGCAGGCATCGTTTACAAAAAGTATAGATTATCTTATTTTCGTAGTTCTCGGAGGAATGGGCTCTACAACTGGAAGCATACTTGCCGCTTTTGTCCTGACATATTTGCAGGAATTTTTGCGTTTCTTGCAGAATTACCGTCTGCTGATTTACCCGATAATTTTAATCATAGTGATGCTGTTCCGTCCCAAAGGGCTTATGGGAATCAACGAGATTTCATTTGTCGGGCTGTGGGAAAAATTTTCAAATATGGTCAAAAATATAAAAAATAAATCTACAAGCGAGGTCGAAAATGAGTGA
- a CDS encoding CBS domain-containing protein, giving the protein MIIKTVMTPNPIYVSPDTSLTEAKNLMTKHNINKLPVIDKKNRLAGIVTKNDLAKAGPSDATTLDVYEIGYLLSKLTVEKVMTKKVLVVSEDEVVEEAARIMVEHDIGCLPVMKDDILVGIVTESDLFRLFTEIFGASQPGIRINLESADKPGVLSGIMTKIAALNGNIISVVTRESKKVGDRRFTIKATGITLNQMKQILKECDLVAEDIREIK; this is encoded by the coding sequence ATGATAATTAAAACTGTGATGACACCTAATCCGATTTACGTTTCGCCGGATACAAGTTTGACAGAAGCAAAAAATTTGATGACAAAACACAATATCAACAAGTTGCCTGTAATCGATAAAAAAAACAGACTTGCAGGAATTGTAACAAAAAATGACCTTGCAAAGGCAGGTCCATCGGATGCAACTACGCTCGATGTTTACGAAATAGGATATCTGCTTTCTAAATTGACAGTAGAAAAGGTAATGACAAAAAAAGTTTTGGTTGTCTCTGAAGATGAAGTTGTTGAAGAAGCTGCAAGGATTATGGTTGAACACGATATCGGTTGCTTACCTGTAATGAAAGACGATATTCTTGTCGGTATTGTCACGGAAAGCGACTTGTTCAGGTTGTTTACAGAGATTTTTGGAGCCAGCCAGCCCGGAATTAGAATCAACCTTGAATCGGCAGACAAACCCGGCGTCCTCAGCGGAATTATGACAAAAATTGCAGCATTGAACGGAAACATAATTTCGGTTGTAACAAGAGAGTCAAAAAAAGTTGGCGACAGGCGGTTTACAATCAAAGCGACTGGAATCACATTAAATCAGATGAAGCAGATTTTAAAAGAATGTGATTTAGTCGCTGAAGATATAAGAGAGATAAAATAG
- a CDS encoding Bax inhibitor-1/YccA family protein produces the protein MDMNEAYLSKTKDTAKNEKQKFMVRTYGWMGLALLISAVSAFFTVSNSALLKLLFSNGAMGFFVLAIVEIGLVIWLSSAIRKISVGAAAIAFIVYAVINGATLSSIFFVYQLGSIMNVFIVAALMFCGMAVYGALTKQNLASAGRYLIMILWGVLIASLLNIFFKSSKLDWLISLVSVVLFAGLTAYDSQRIYNAAGYASDSEVCKKAAIFGALQLYLDFINIFLSLLRLFGKRR, from the coding sequence ATGGATATGAATGAAGCTTATTTATCAAAGACTAAAGACACGGCAAAAAACGAAAAACAGAAATTTATGGTTCGCACTTATGGCTGGATGGGGCTTGCTCTGCTTATCAGCGCAGTCAGTGCATTTTTTACAGTTAGCAATTCCGCTCTTTTGAAGCTTTTATTTTCAAATGGTGCGATGGGATTTTTTGTTCTTGCAATTGTCGAAATCGGGCTTGTAATCTGGCTATCTTCGGCAATCAGAAAGATTTCGGTTGGAGCTGCGGCGATTGCTTTTATAGTCTATGCAGTCATAAACGGCGCTACATTGTCGTCGATTTTCTTTGTGTATCAGCTAGGTTCAATTATGAACGTTTTTATTGTTGCGGCTTTGATGTTTTGCGGAATGGCAGTTTACGGTGCACTTACAAAACAAAACCTCGCATCAGCAGGGCGTTACTTGATTATGATTTTGTGGGGCGTGTTGATAGCATCTCTATTAAACATTTTCTTTAAGTCTTCAAAGCTGGATTGGTTGATTTCTTTAGTTTCTGTAGTTTTGTTTGCGGGGCTTACCGCTTATGATTCTCAGAGAATATACAATGCGGCAGGCTATGCTTCTGATTCAGAAGTTTGCAAAAAAGCGGCTATTTTTGGAGCACTTCAACTGTATCTTGATTTTATAAATATTTTCCTTAGCCTTTTGAGATTGTTCGGCAAAAGAAGATAA
- a CDS encoding ABC transporter ATP-binding protein, translating into MSEKKLVLEATDISIIFGGLCAVNGFSGELREGELVGLIGPNGAGKTTLFNMLSGVYTPTSGQLSFWDKDGRVHVINKMSPAQLNKIGIARTFQNIRLFGKLTVADNVRIALHNSRTVNPLDVLFRTSKFRRDEKMMTEKAMQLLKLFKIDNKADEYAKNLPYGEQRKLEIVRALASKPKLLLLDEPAAGMNGQETEELMEMIGFIRREFNLTILLIEHDMKLVMGICERIMVLNYGKIIASGKPEEIRTNPQVIKAYLGSEAV; encoded by the coding sequence ATGAGTGAAAAAAAATTAGTTCTCGAAGCTACTGATATTTCTATTATTTTCGGTGGACTCTGCGCTGTCAACGGATTTTCCGGTGAATTACGGGAAGGGGAACTTGTAGGTTTGATTGGTCCGAATGGAGCCGGCAAAACAACTTTATTCAACATGTTGAGTGGAGTTTACACGCCGACATCAGGGCAGCTTTCATTTTGGGATAAAGACGGCAGAGTTCACGTAATCAACAAGATGAGTCCGGCTCAGTTGAATAAAATCGGAATAGCCAGAACTTTTCAAAATATCCGTTTGTTTGGAAAGCTGACAGTTGCAGACAATGTTAGAATTGCGCTCCACAACTCAAGGACAGTCAACCCGCTCGACGTTTTGTTCAGAACTTCAAAGTTCCGCCGCGATGAAAAGATGATGACTGAAAAGGCTATGCAGCTTTTGAAACTTTTTAAAATTGACAACAAAGCCGATGAATATGCAAAAAATCTTCCGTATGGCGAACAGCGCAAACTTGAAATCGTACGAGCGCTCGCTTCTAAGCCAAAACTCCTTCTTCTCGACGAACCTGCAGCCGGAATGAATGGGCAGGAAACTGAAGAGTTGATGGAAATGATCGGTTTTATACGCAGAGAATTCAACCTGACGATTCTTTTGATTGAGCATGACATGAAACTCGTAATGGGGATATGCGAAAGAATTATGGTCTTGAACTACGGAAAAATCATTGCATCGGGAAAACCTGAAGAAATAAGAACGAATCCGCAGGTTATAAAAGCTTATCTTGGTTCGGAGGCTGTTTGA
- a CDS encoding tRNA1(Val) (adenine(37)-N6)-methyltransferase: MEQVDILQNGNKIIQDSERFQFGIDAVLLADFAASNVRRGAKLCELGTGTGIIPLLMESRCDSAHFTALEIQQESADMARRSVKLNGLESKIEVVNADIKKVSFLFAKHSFSDVVSNPPYMNDKIGVSNLNQALAIARHEILCNLEDVVAAADYLLAPHGKFFIVHRPSRLGEIFASFARHNLEPKRMRVVYPFRDENANIVLIEARKNANPDLKVEPPLIVREPDGSYTKEIDEIYKSFTKL; encoded by the coding sequence ATGGAACAAGTCGATATTCTTCAAAACGGGAATAAAATTATTCAAGATTCAGAGCGCTTCCAGTTCGGAATTGATGCAGTTCTTCTCGCTGATTTTGCAGCATCAAATGTCCGCAGAGGAGCAAAACTCTGTGAACTTGGGACAGGGACTGGGATTATTCCGCTTTTGATGGAAAGTCGCTGTGATTCAGCACATTTTACCGCGCTTGAAATACAACAAGAATCTGCTGATATGGCGAGGCGCAGCGTAAAATTAAACGGGCTCGAATCAAAGATTGAAGTCGTAAATGCAGATATAAAAAAAGTGAGTTTTCTTTTTGCAAAGCACAGTTTTTCAGATGTTGTTTCAAATCCTCCGTATATGAATGATAAAATCGGTGTTTCAAACCTGAATCAGGCTCTTGCAATTGCTCGTCATGAAATTTTGTGCAATCTGGAAGATGTCGTTGCTGCTGCCGATTATCTGCTTGCTCCTCATGGGAAATTTTTCATTGTTCACAGACCTTCGAGGCTCGGAGAAATTTTTGCAAGTTTTGCCCGTCACAATCTTGAACCAAAAAGAATGCGGGTTGTTTATCCTTTTAGGGACGAAAATGCAAATATCGTTTTAATTGAAGCGAGAAAAAACGCCAATCCGGATTTAAAGGTGGAGCCTCCTCTCATAGTGCGAGAGCCTGATGGAAGTTATACAAAAGAAATCGATGAAATTTACAAATCGTTTACAAAGCTTTAA
- a CDS encoding TetR/AcrR family transcriptional regulator, producing MSKKNISQEKIIQAFIKSAFEKSAGATSLADVSEILEIKKASLYNHFESRDAMYGATLEYCAKQVADVSFLPAKTLEAIKSNKINPSTQFKKLITRYFDLYENEPFFEIYTLVHTEQYFQLEALKIVEKETEDIIDSIFKILREFSLTGKISGKTDKELKEASSIISAIIIQQRDFYIVKKKETVRQNPESGAGSLFALPTDETFLNKTVKLVDNFIKAL from the coding sequence ATGAGCAAAAAAAATATTTCTCAAGAAAAAATTATTCAGGCATTTATAAAAAGTGCGTTCGAAAAAAGCGCCGGAGCAACATCTCTTGCAGATGTGTCTGAAATTTTGGAAATAAAAAAGGCATCGCTCTACAATCACTTTGAAAGCCGAGATGCAATGTACGGCGCAACTTTGGAATACTGCGCAAAACAAGTTGCCGATGTCAGTTTTTTACCAGCAAAAACGCTAGAAGCAATCAAAAGCAATAAAATCAATCCATCAACACAGTTTAAAAAACTTATCACACGATATTTTGACCTTTATGAAAACGAACCTTTTTTTGAGATTTATACACTTGTCCATACAGAACAATACTTTCAGCTTGAAGCTCTTAAAATTGTTGAAAAAGAAACAGAAGATATAATCGATTCGATATTTAAGATTCTGCGAGAATTTTCGCTGACAGGTAAGATTTCGGGAAAAACTGATAAAGAACTTAAAGAAGCTTCATCTATAATAAGTGCAATAATTATTCAACAGAGGGATTTTTACATTGTGAAGAAAAAGGAAACCGTTCGTCAAAACCCGGAAAGTGGAGCAGGAAGTCTATTTGCATTGCCAACTGACGAAACTTTTCTGAACAAAACTGTAAAACTCGTAGACAACTTTATTAAAGCTTTGTAA
- a CDS encoding DNA-deoxyinosine glycosylase, protein MPIEYTHVVQPFEPFYDSDSTVLILGSLPSVKSRETGFFYGNKQNRFWKVLMAIFEPEIAAGAPLTIEEKKSFLKRHHIALFDSIKECNIRGFSDSSITDVVPSTPEIEKILAETKVNKIILNGMTAAKYFYRYWKQNDQMAIKFDNRKEITTKINQPKQKFLLYELPSTSSANASYSLEELIKSRKACFQKL, encoded by the coding sequence ATGCCAATAGAATACACTCACGTAGTTCAGCCTTTTGAACCTTTTTACGACTCGGACTCAACTGTACTCATACTTGGCAGTTTGCCTTCTGTAAAGTCACGAGAAACAGGATTTTTTTACGGAAATAAGCAGAACAGATTTTGGAAAGTTCTGATGGCGATTTTTGAACCTGAAATCGCAGCCGGCGCTCCTCTGACAATCGAAGAAAAAAAATCATTTCTCAAACGTCATCACATCGCACTTTTCGACAGCATCAAAGAATGCAATATCCGAGGCTTTTCCGATAGCAGCATCACAGATGTTGTGCCGTCGACACCAGAAATTGAAAAAATTTTGGCAGAAACAAAAGTAAATAAAATCATATTAAACGGAATGACGGCGGCAAAATATTTTTATAGATATTGGAAACAAAATGATCAAATGGCAATAAAATTTGACAACCGAAAGGAGATAACAACGAAAATTAACCAGCCAAAACAAAAGTTTTTGCTTTACGAACTTCCCTCTACAAGTTCTGCGAACGCATCGTATAGCCTTGAAGAACTGATCAAGAGCAGGAAAGCATGTTTTCAAAAATTGTAG
- a CDS encoding aldo/keto reductase yields the protein MSNNIFNNAKKLGFGLMRLPSRSNKDGDINIELCKKMVDCFMEQGFTYFDTALMYCGEKSESAAKEILVGRYPRDKFTLTTKLHSAYIHSESDCEKVFNGQLEHTGAGYFDYYLVHDVNIHSLDTYDKLKVFDFVMQKKSEGLVRHVGFSFHDCPELLDKVLTEHPEMEFVQIQLNYLDYNNPGVRSKACYDVCVKHNKPIIIMEPVKGGTLVNVGEEIETMFKKYNPKASIASWAIRFAASHPGVEMVLSGMSNMEQIEDNTSYMKDFHPLNDEEKSIIRKAVKILSDSNAIPCTGCSYCTGGCPQKIAIPKYFALYNADLKQDPNGTAGWTIQLEYYANFTKSFGKASDCISCGQCEEICPQHLAIIEHLKDVSVRFER from the coding sequence ATGAGTAACAATATTTTTAATAATGCCAAAAAACTCGGTTTTGGGCTTATGCGTCTTCCGTCTCGTTCAAACAAAGATGGCGACATCAATATTGAACTTTGCAAAAAGATGGTAGATTGTTTTATGGAACAAGGATTTACTTATTTTGACACAGCACTTATGTACTGCGGTGAAAAGAGCGAATCTGCTGCTAAAGAAATTCTTGTAGGCCGCTACCCTCGCGACAAATTTACACTGACGACAAAACTTCATTCGGCTTATATTCATTCAGAAAGCGATTGTGAAAAAGTATTCAACGGGCAACTTGAACACACCGGGGCGGGATATTTTGATTACTACTTAGTTCACGACGTCAACATCCATTCACTTGACACTTATGACAAATTGAAAGTTTTTGATTTTGTTATGCAAAAAAAATCAGAAGGGCTTGTCCGCCACGTTGGTTTTTCATTTCATGACTGTCCTGAGCTTTTAGACAAAGTTTTAACAGAACATCCTGAAATGGAATTTGTTCAAATTCAGTTGAACTATCTCGACTATAACAATCCCGGGGTCCGCTCAAAAGCTTGCTACGACGTTTGCGTCAAGCACAACAAACCTATCATCATCATGGAACCTGTAAAAGGCGGAACACTCGTAAACGTTGGCGAAGAAATCGAAACAATGTTTAAAAAATATAATCCAAAAGCAAGCATTGCGTCATGGGCAATTCGCTTTGCAGCTTCGCACCCAGGCGTTGAAATGGTTTTGTCGGGAATGAGCAATATGGAACAGATAGAAGACAACACTTCTTATATGAAAGATTTCCATCCGCTAAATGATGAAGAAAAGTCTATTATTCGCAAGGCTGTAAAAATTCTTTCCGATTCAAACGCAATTCCTTGTACAGGCTGTTCGTATTGTACAGGCGGCTGCCCACAAAAAATCGCGATTCCAAAATATTTCGCCCTTTACAATGCAGATTTAAAACAAGATCCGAACGGAACCGCAGGTTGGACTATTCAACTTGAATACTATGCAAACTTTACAAAATCGTTTGGCAAAGCGAGCGACTGCATAAGCTGTGGTCAATGTGAAGAAATCTGTCCGCAGCATTTGGCAATCATAGAGCATCTAAAAGATGTATCCGTTCGTTTTGAAAGATAA
- a CDS encoding ABC transporter ATP-binding protein: MAILEVKNLSVSYGAIKALRNISFSVEQGEIISLIGSNGAGKTTTLHAVSNIIKKNEGQVFFEGEDITNLSPDKIVAKNLIHVPEGRRIFQNLTVRENLELGAFLRKDKDGINDDMENVFELFPRLKERIKQNAGTLSGGEQQMLAIGRGIMAKPKVLLLDEPSMGLAPILVDEIFSIIQKINGQGTTILVVEQNAYKALSIADRAYILETGSVTKSGDAKKLAVDDSVRAAYLGG; encoded by the coding sequence ATGGCTATACTAGAAGTAAAAAATCTTTCTGTCTCGTACGGGGCTATCAAAGCTCTCAGAAATATTTCATTTTCAGTTGAGCAAGGCGAAATCATCTCTCTGATTGGTTCAAATGGGGCAGGAAAAACGACGACGCTTCACGCAGTCTCAAATATTATCAAAAAAAATGAAGGGCAGGTGTTTTTTGAGGGCGAAGATATAACAAATCTTTCTCCAGATAAAATCGTTGCAAAGAATTTGATCCATGTTCCGGAAGGAAGACGCATATTTCAGAATCTGACTGTCAGAGAAAATCTTGAACTCGGAGCTTTCCTCAGAAAAGATAAAGACGGAATCAATGATGATATGGAAAATGTTTTTGAACTTTTTCCACGTTTAAAAGAACGAATTAAGCAAAATGCAGGAACTTTGAGTGGCGGAGAGCAGCAGATGCTCGCCATTGGGCGAGGAATTATGGCTAAGCCAAAAGTTCTTCTCCTTGACGAGCCTTCTATGGGGCTTGCTCCTATTCTTGTCGACGAAATATTCTCGATTATCCAAAAAATCAACGGACAGGGAACTACAATTCTCGTTGTTGAGCAGAATGCGTACAAAGCTCTTTCAATTGCAGACCGTGCTTACATTTTGGAGACCGGTTCAGTTACAAAAAGTGGAGATGCAAAAAAGCTTGCGGTTGATGATTCTGTTCGTGCTGCATATCTTGGCGGCTGA